Proteins from a genomic interval of Zonotrichia leucophrys gambelii isolate GWCS_2022_RI chromosome 5, RI_Zleu_2.0, whole genome shotgun sequence:
- the ARF6 gene encoding ADP-ribosylation factor 6 gives MGKVLSKIFGNKEMRILMLGLDAAGKTTILYKLKLGQSVTTIPTVGFNVETVTYKNVKFNVWDVGGQDKIRPLWRHYYTGTQGLIFVVDCADRDRIDEARQELHRIINDREMRDAIILIFANKQDLPDAMKPHEIQEKLGLTRIRDRNWYVQPSCATTGDGLYEGLTWLTSNYKS, from the coding sequence ATGGGCAAGGTGCTGTCCAAGATCTTCGGGAACAAGGAGATGCGGATCCTGATGCTGGGGCTGGACGCGGCCGGCAAGACCACGATCCTGTACAAGCTGAAGCTGGGCCAGTCGGTGACCACCATCCCCACCGTGGGCTTCAACGTGGAGACCGTCACCTACAAGAACGTCAAGTTCAACGTGTGGGACGTGGGCGGCCAGGACAAGATCCGGCCCCTGTGGCGGCACTACTACACGGGCACGCAGGGGCTCATCTTCGTGGTGGACTGCGCCGACCGCGACCGCATCGACGAGGCGCGGCAGGAGCTGCACCGCATCATCAACGACCGGGAGATGCGGGACGCCATCATCCTCATCTTCGCCAACAAGCAGGACCTGCCCGACGCCATGAAACCCCACGAGATCCAGGAGAAACTGGGCCTGACCCGGATCAGGGATAGGAATTGGTATGTGCAGCCCTCCTGTGCCACGACGGGGGATGGACTCTACGAAGGGCTGACGTGGTTAACGTCCAATTATAAATCCTAA